A segment of the Chryseobacterium scophthalmum genome:
CCTGAAAACAATTAAAAATATTAGCTATGAAATTTAAAGTTGCTGCACTTTCAGTTCTATTTTATACCGGCGTTTTTGCTCAGAATATTCAAAATAATCCGGGAAGTAACCACGGAAACAGATTTGAACAATTAGGAACCATCCTTCCTACACCAAATGTTTACAGAACAGCTTCCGGAGCTCCGGGACAGGCTTATTGGCAAAACAGGGCAGATTACGACATCAACGCATATCTGGATGAAGATAAAAGAAATCTGAAAGGTTCTGAAACAGTAACCTATCATAATAATTCGCCTGATGATTTAGATTACATTTGGCTTCAGTTGGATGAAAATCAACAGTCAACACTAAATAAAGCTGATTATCAGTTCTCTTCTACCCTTCCAAAATCGTTGAATGACCAGCAATTAAAGACGACTGATCTTCCCGCAAAAGATAATGGACACGGCGTAAATCTGGAAAAAGTAACTGATGCTTCAGGAAATCCGTTGAAATATACCGTCAACAAAACCATGATGCGTATTGATTTGCCTAAAGTTTTGAAAAAAGGCGAAAAATTCATCTTTAAAATCGATTGGAATTACAATATTCCGAACAGGATAAAAATGGGCGGTCGTGGTGGTTACGAAAATTTCGCAGAAGATGGAAACGATCTTTATACGATTACTCAATGGTTCCCGAGGATGTGTGTGTACAGTGATTTTCAGGGATGGCAGAATCATCAGTTCACAGGAAGAGGTGAATTTGCTTTAGTTTTTGGAAATTATAAAGTTTCGATGAACGTTCCGGCTGATCACATTATTGGCGGAACCGGAGAATGTAAAAATTACGATCAGGTTTTATCATCAGAACAATTATCAAGATATAAAAAGTCTCAGACTTCGAACGAACCTGTAGAAATTGTGACTTTGGATGAAGCTAAAAAAGCAGAAAAAAATCACTCAAAACAGAGAAAAACTTGGGTTTTTGAAGCGAAAGACGTGAGAGATTTTGCCTGGACCTCTTCAAGAAAATTTGTTTGGGATGCCATGGGCGTTACCATTCCTGAAAACAACAATAAAGTAATGGCGATGAGTTTCTACCCGAAAGAAGCTTATGGTCTGTATAGAAAATATTCAACAAAAGCTATTGCTCATACGATTAAAACGTATTCAGAATTTACAATTCCGTATCCTTATCCGGTAGCTCAATCGGTGGAAGCTTCAAATGGAATGGAATATCCGATGATCTGTTTCAACTTTGGAAGAACAGAAAAAGACGGAACTTATTCTGAAGGTACCAAAAACGGAATGATCGGTGTGATTATTCATGAAGTTGGACACAATTTTTTCCCGATGATCATCAATTCAGACGAAAGACAATGGAGCTGGATGGATGAAGGTTTAAATACCTTTACAGAATATTTAACGGAAGAAAAATGGGACAATAAATTCCCGTCAAAACGTGGTCCGGCTTGGACGATTGTTGATTACATGAAGCTTCCAAAAGATCAATTGGAGCCGATTATGAGTAATTCTGAAAATATTATTCAGTTTGGTCCGAATGCGTATTCAAAACCTGCGACAGGATTGAATATTCTTCGAGAAACCATCATGGGAAGAGAGCTTTTCGACAAAGCTTTTAAAACCTATTCTAAAAGATGGGCTTTCAAACATCCTGAACCTGCAGATTTTTTCAGAACCATGGAAGATTCAAGTGGTGAAGATTTAGATTGGTTCTGGAGAGGTTGGTTTTACGGAACAGATCCAGTAGACATTGCGATCGATAAAGTGACCATGGCTAGTCCGGATTTCAGCAATGTAAAAGAAGCTAATGAAACTAAATACAAAGTAGAAGAACCTCTACAAAATCCTTTTGAAGATATTTCAAAAATCAGAAATAAAGAAGATAAAACGATTGCATTTGAAGTAGAGAAAGATAAAGATCTACAGGATTTTTATTACCACTATGACCGTGGTCAGGAAAAAGTAGACACCAATAAAGAATACATTTTAAAAACAGAAGGAAATATAGCTTTAGACAAAAAAGAACAGGAAAAGCTTAAAAACATCAATGCTTATCAAATTGACTTTGTAAATAAAGGTGGTTTGGTAATGCCTGTTATTCTTGAATTTACCTTTGAAGATGGCTCAAAATTAAGAGATAAATCGTCGGCTCAAATCTGGAGACACAATGAAAAGAAAGTTTCGAAGACGTTTTATTTTGACAAAAAACTAAAATCAATTCAGCTCGATCCAATGAGAGAAACTGCAGATATTGATACTTCAAACAATTTCTGGAGCAATGACGGAAGCTCTTCTGAAACTTCAAAATTCCATGTTTTCAAGGAAAAACAAAATGGAACTGTGAGAGGAGGCGCCAATGGAAAGGTCAATCCGATGCAGGCTGCAGGAAAGAAAAATTAAACCTTACTATTTTTTTAAAATTCAGATTTCAATATTTAAAAATAAAACCTAATCATTTTATATGAAAAAGCTCAATATTCTTCTGTTGCTTATCGCATCAGCACAATTTTATTTTGCGCAATCTTTACAGTTTTATACTGGAAAAAGAGATTTTTTACCCATAGAAATTCTTATGGAAGACGGGTCAACAAAAATCGGATTTGCACAAGATTTTATGCTTCCTGATGTTGCTACTTTCTCATATATTGGTAAAAGCTCTGAAAAAAGCGCCAATCTACATAGAAAAGAGGTGAAATTTAAATCTTCAAAAAGTGATACAGCCGTACAGCTTATTCCTGTTTCGGATATTAAAAGTTTGATTTATACCAATGAAGATACTCAGGAAAAATTCCAGCTTGACAAACGAATTGTTAAAGAAATAGATAACAATCTAGAACTGGAATCCGAAGGAAGAGTTTTGATGTTACCTTTGATGGAAAAAGGAGAAATTAATCTTTATGGCTACAGAAGTATGGTTTGTAAAGCTGATTTTGGAAGCAATAACGCAGCAGGATTTAATGGGAACGAAGACAACTGCCAATTGATATATGTGATGATTTACATAAGCAAACCCAACGAAACCGTTGCAATAGCTCCAGTAGATTACAGCTCTTTGAGTCCTTTGGATTTGTTTAATATGAAGAAACTTTACAAAAAGTTCTACAAAGCCTACGAAATTGTGGGGGCAGACTGCCCCGAGTTCCTGAAAAAAGTAGATGAAGCCAGAAAGAATGAATATTTTTCTAACAAAACTTTTAAAGAAAACAAAAAAGAATCTGACATTGAAAGAAAAGCTCAGATTAAAGGAAAAAAAGGAGCAGAAGCCTCAAGAATAAATATGAAATACAAAACAGAACTGTACACAAATATGTACAAGAAGCTGTTACAAGATTATGATCAATCATGTAAATAAAGACTTACTAAAGTTCATTGTAACCAATGAACTTTTTTTCTGCCAAAATTTCACAATCCGTCTCAAAAGTCTGCCAAAATTTTAAAAACCTCCTCTTGGCATACAATTAGACAATTACAACACAGAAATAATTAAAAAATAAAATATATTATGTCAGTAAACTTTAAACCATTAGCAGACAGAGTTTTGATCGAGCCGATCGCTGCAGAAACTAAAACAGCTTCAGGTATTATTATTCCAGACACCGCAAAAGAGAAACCTCAAGAAGGTACTGTAGTAGCAGTAGGTCCTGGTAAAAAAGATGAGCCTACAACTGTACAAGTAGGTGACAAAGTTCTTTATGGAAAATATTCAGGTTCTGAATTAAAATTAGACGGAAAAGATTTCTTAATCGTTAAGGAAGCTGATCTTTTAGGAATTATTGGATAATTAATTGTAAAAAGTAAAACGTATTCACGTAAAATGATTTTAATTTTCGTGAATATAAATTCATTAATACATTGTACAAAGTACATTAATACAACAAAAAATGGCAAAAGAAATAAAATTCGATATCGAGTCAAGAGACGCTCTAAAAAGAGGGGTTGATGCATTGGCTAATGCAGTAAAAGTAACTTTAGGACCAAAAGGTAGAAACGTAGTGATCGAAAAATCTTTCGGTGCACCTCACGTTACTAAAGATGGTGTTTCTGTAGCAAAAGAAATCGAACTTGAAGACAGAGTAGAAAATATGGGAGCGCAAATGGTAAAAGAAGTTGCTTCCAAAACCAATGATATCGCAGGAGACGGTACTACTACCGCTACTGTTTTGGCACAGGCTATCGTAAGAGAAGGTCTTAAGAACGTAGCTGCAGGTGCAAACCCAATGGATCTAAAAAGAGGAATCGACAAAGCAGTAACTGCAGTTGTTGAAAACCTTAAATCTCAATCTAAAACAGTTGGTGATTCTACAGAAATGGTGAAGCAAGTTGCTTCTGTTTCTGCTAACAACGACGAAACGATCGGTGCTTTGATCGCTGAAGCTTTCGGAAAAGTTGGTAAAGAAGGAGTAATCACAGTAGAAGAAGCTAAAGGTATCGATACAACGGTTGACGTTGTAGAAGGGATGCAGTTTGACAGAGGTTACCAGTCACCATATTTCGTGACTAACCCCGAAAAAATGTTAGTTGAACTAGAAAATCCATACATCCTTTTAGTTGAGAAAAAGATCTCTTCAATGAAAGAATTGCTTCCGGTTCTTGAGCCAATCGCTCAAGGTGGTAAATCTTTATTAATTGTTTCTGAAGAAGTTGAAGGTGAAGCTTTGGCAACTTTAGTAGTAAACAAATTGAGAGGTTCTCTTAAAATTGCTGCTGTAAAAGCTCCAGGATTCGGAGACAGAAGAAAAGCAATGTTAGAAGATATCGCGATCCTTACAGGTGGAACAGTGATCTCTGAAGAGCAAGGTTTCACAATGGAAAACATTACTATTGATATGTTGGGAACTGCTGAGAAAGTATCTATCGACAAAGACAACACAACAGTTGTAAACGGTGGTGGTGAAGAAAGCAAGATCAAAGGAAGAGTTGCTCAGATCAAAGCTCAGATGGAAACGACTACTTCTGACTACGACAGAGAAAAACTACAGGAGAGATTGGCTAAATTAGCTGGTGGTGTTGCCGTACTTTACGTAGGTGCAGCTTCTGAAGTTGAAATGAAAGAGAAAAAAGACAGAGTAGATGATGCACTTCACGCTACAAGAGCAGCAGTTGAAGAAGGTATCGTTGCAGGTGGTGGTGTTGCTTTTGTAAGAGCTATTTCTGCTTTAGAAGATCTTCAAGGAATCAATGCTGACGAAACTACAGGAATCAAAATCGTAAAAAGAGCAATCGAAGAGCCATTGAGACAAATCGTTGCTAACGCAGGAGGTGAAGGTTCTGTGATTGTAGCTAAAGTTGCTGAAGGAACTGGAGATTTCGGTTACAACGCTAAAACTGACGAGTATGTAAACATGCTTGAAGCAGGGATTATCGACCCTACGAAAGTAACAAGAGTTGCCCTTGAAAATGCAGCTTCTGTTTCTGGAATGCTATTGACAACTGAATGTGTGATCACTGAAGTGAAAAGCGCAGAACCAGCTATGCCAATGGGAGGTGGAATGCCAGGAATGATGTAACGGTCAGCGACCGAGGCAAATATATTAAACCGTTCAGATTTTTCTGAGCGGTTTTTTATTTAAATTTTTCATTAGTTTATTTTTATTTACTACTATTTTAAACCAATTTTTCATTAGTTTAGTTTCTACAAAAAATTATTCATTTAAAAATGAAAATCGAATTAGAAACAGTACTTTCAATTGAGTACGAAAAGCTTCCGAAAATTATTGAAATAGATATTGATGAAAGTTCATCCTCAATTGGGCAACTCATCTCTCAGATTCACGAAATGACAAATATTCC
Coding sequences within it:
- the groL gene encoding chaperonin GroEL (60 kDa chaperone family; promotes refolding of misfolded polypeptides especially under stressful conditions; forms two stacked rings of heptamers to form a barrel-shaped 14mer; ends can be capped by GroES; misfolded proteins enter the barrel where they are refolded when GroES binds), which codes for MAKEIKFDIESRDALKRGVDALANAVKVTLGPKGRNVVIEKSFGAPHVTKDGVSVAKEIELEDRVENMGAQMVKEVASKTNDIAGDGTTTATVLAQAIVREGLKNVAAGANPMDLKRGIDKAVTAVVENLKSQSKTVGDSTEMVKQVASVSANNDETIGALIAEAFGKVGKEGVITVEEAKGIDTTVDVVEGMQFDRGYQSPYFVTNPEKMLVELENPYILLVEKKISSMKELLPVLEPIAQGGKSLLIVSEEVEGEALATLVVNKLRGSLKIAAVKAPGFGDRRKAMLEDIAILTGGTVISEEQGFTMENITIDMLGTAEKVSIDKDNTTVVNGGGEESKIKGRVAQIKAQMETTTSDYDREKLQERLAKLAGGVAVLYVGAASEVEMKEKKDRVDDALHATRAAVEEGIVAGGGVAFVRAISALEDLQGINADETTGIKIVKRAIEEPLRQIVANAGGEGSVIVAKVAEGTGDFGYNAKTDEYVNMLEAGIIDPTKVTRVALENAASVSGMLLTTECVITEVKSAEPAMPMGGGMPGMM
- a CDS encoding M1 family metallopeptidase, which codes for MKFKVAALSVLFYTGVFAQNIQNNPGSNHGNRFEQLGTILPTPNVYRTASGAPGQAYWQNRADYDINAYLDEDKRNLKGSETVTYHNNSPDDLDYIWLQLDENQQSTLNKADYQFSSTLPKSLNDQQLKTTDLPAKDNGHGVNLEKVTDASGNPLKYTVNKTMMRIDLPKVLKKGEKFIFKIDWNYNIPNRIKMGGRGGYENFAEDGNDLYTITQWFPRMCVYSDFQGWQNHQFTGRGEFALVFGNYKVSMNVPADHIIGGTGECKNYDQVLSSEQLSRYKKSQTSNEPVEIVTLDEAKKAEKNHSKQRKTWVFEAKDVRDFAWTSSRKFVWDAMGVTIPENNNKVMAMSFYPKEAYGLYRKYSTKAIAHTIKTYSEFTIPYPYPVAQSVEASNGMEYPMICFNFGRTEKDGTYSEGTKNGMIGVIIHEVGHNFFPMIINSDERQWSWMDEGLNTFTEYLTEEKWDNKFPSKRGPAWTIVDYMKLPKDQLEPIMSNSENIIQFGPNAYSKPATGLNILRETIMGRELFDKAFKTYSKRWAFKHPEPADFFRTMEDSSGEDLDWFWRGWFYGTDPVDIAIDKVTMASPDFSNVKEANETKYKVEEPLQNPFEDISKIRNKEDKTIAFEVEKDKDLQDFYYHYDRGQEKVDTNKEYILKTEGNIALDKKEQEKLKNINAYQIDFVNKGGLVMPVILEFTFEDGSKLRDKSSAQIWRHNEKKVSKTFYFDKKLKSIQLDPMRETADIDTSNNFWSNDGSSSETSKFHVFKEKQNGTVRGGANGKVNPMQAAGKKN
- a CDS encoding co-chaperone GroES, producing the protein MSVNFKPLADRVLIEPIAAETKTASGIIIPDTAKEKPQEGTVVAVGPGKKDEPTTVQVGDKVLYGKYSGSELKLDGKDFLIVKEADLLGIIG